A genomic window from Thalassoroseus pseudoceratinae includes:
- a CDS encoding DUF1573 domain-containing protein, translating to MVCTIRRTVLLAWTVVLSAPALLSAQSTDWALKMFEKKEHDFGTVARGAEVSYRFKFKNLYKETLHISNVRTTCGCSIAQDPPKTTFQSLEEGYVEVKLDTRKHKHEKKSNLVVTFDRPFFAEVKLPLKAYIRSDVVFTPGAAEFGTIDLGAGKEQTVDVAYAGRSDWEIKDVKTGSEYIKAEVKEVSRGNGSANYVVNVKVSPDAPAGMIRERIMLVTNDTTPYVPLLVQGRVESDITVATPDVKLGLVNSGQDKPFSVVIRGKEPFEIEKVECESELGCFKVRLPKNARTTHIIPLTFTAPEDRGTVKEIFTVTIAGRKDPVQFTASADVVTSVGRPSF from the coding sequence ATGGTTTGCACCATTCGACGCACCGTTTTGCTGGCCTGGACTGTCGTGTTGTCGGCTCCGGCCCTGCTCTCCGCCCAGAGTACCGACTGGGCCTTGAAGATGTTCGAGAAGAAAGAGCATGACTTCGGCACCGTCGCGCGGGGCGCGGAAGTCAGCTACCGCTTCAAATTCAAGAACCTCTACAAAGAGACGCTGCACATCAGCAATGTCCGTACGACGTGCGGTTGTTCCATTGCTCAAGACCCGCCAAAAACGACGTTCCAAAGCTTGGAAGAAGGGTATGTCGAAGTCAAACTCGACACCCGCAAGCACAAGCACGAGAAAAAGTCGAATTTGGTTGTGACCTTCGACCGTCCATTCTTTGCGGAAGTTAAGTTGCCGTTGAAGGCGTATATTCGCAGCGACGTGGTATTCACACCCGGAGCGGCGGAATTTGGCACGATCGATCTTGGTGCTGGCAAAGAGCAAACGGTCGACGTGGCGTACGCCGGACGAAGTGACTGGGAAATCAAAGACGTCAAAACCGGCAGCGAATACATCAAAGCCGAGGTGAAAGAAGTGTCCCGCGGCAACGGATCGGCGAATTATGTCGTCAACGTGAAAGTTTCTCCCGATGCCCCCGCCGGCATGATTCGTGAGCGAATCATGCTCGTCACAAACGACACGACACCATACGTGCCCCTGTTGGTGCAAGGCCGCGTCGAGTCCGACATCACCGTCGCTACGCCGGACGTGAAACTTGGTTTGGTCAATTCCGGTCAAGACAAACCGTTCAGCGTGGTCATCCGTGGCAAAGAACCCTTCGAGATCGAAAAGGTCGAGTGCGAGTCCGAATTGGGCTGCTTCAAAGTTCGTTTGCCCAAAAACGCCCGCACCACACACATCATCCCGCTAACCTTCACCGCCCCGGAAGATCGCGGCACCGTGAAAGAAATCTTCACCGTCACCATCGCTGGCCGCAAAGACCCCGTGCAATTCACGGCCTCCGCCGATGTCGTCACGAGCGTTGGGCGACCATCGTTCTAA
- a CDS encoding HNH endonuclease, whose protein sequence is MVSAVLQRPTLMLNRNWQPVGVATVSRSLVMVWNGTARIVDPQDYQLYSWSDWAKLAPQDDEPVVRTVSSRLRVPEVISLTRYDRVPTNTVTFSRRNIFKRDRFTCQYCGEQPGKEELTIDHVLPRSEGGTSSWENCVLACVDCNSRKANMTPHQAGMPLLKKPVRPNWRPFYATRGERIDSWSKFISEAYWNVELQD, encoded by the coding sequence ATGGTCTCGGCGGTGTTGCAACGACCGACGTTGATGCTGAACCGGAACTGGCAACCGGTGGGCGTGGCGACGGTCTCGCGATCTCTAGTGATGGTCTGGAACGGAACGGCTCGAATTGTCGATCCGCAAGACTATCAGCTTTACAGTTGGAGTGATTGGGCGAAACTCGCTCCGCAAGATGACGAACCGGTCGTGCGGACCGTCAGCTCGCGACTCCGTGTGCCGGAGGTGATTTCGCTCACGCGGTACGATCGTGTTCCGACGAATACAGTCACTTTTAGCCGTCGAAACATCTTCAAACGCGACCGGTTTACCTGCCAATATTGCGGCGAACAACCGGGCAAAGAAGAACTCACGATCGACCACGTTCTCCCCCGATCCGAGGGTGGAACGTCGAGTTGGGAAAACTGCGTGCTCGCCTGTGTGGACTGTAATAGTCGCAAAGCGAACATGACTCCCCATCAAGCCGGGATGCCATTGCTGAAGAAACCCGTCCGCCCCAACTGGCGACCATTCTACGCCACCCGAGGCGAACGAATCGACAGTTGGAGCAAATTCATCAGCGAAGCGTACTGGAACGTGGAACTTCAGGACTAA
- a CDS encoding DNA integrity scanning protein DisA nucleotide-binding domain protein: MNPVEISPQLRSLLIAARKLASEVDAEAVVMLASLPYDFAEVQSILKDVRLVVSSDKSDVMRAAKEHELDLVPLLHEPETRQVQLSQALLEAIADEFLQSGSRIVAVYTLFEREHIDTVSMINLAEHLAKLTTRDLRRLETQVPLETLRMCVDLAVEIGREGREGKPVGALMVVGDHLQVMKMSHEGVHDPFKGYTQKECMVRSPKVRESIKELAQIDGAFVITSKGVVAAAGRILDAPAEGLTLSAGLGARHWASAAISKSSDAIAIAVSESTGTVRIFQDGKVVLRIEPVDRGMKWTEFDTEPPKDD, encoded by the coding sequence ATGAACCCCGTGGAAATCTCGCCCCAGCTACGCAGTTTGCTCATCGCCGCCCGCAAACTGGCTTCGGAAGTCGATGCCGAAGCCGTCGTGATGCTGGCTAGCTTACCGTACGACTTCGCCGAGGTTCAATCTATCCTCAAAGACGTTCGGCTCGTGGTTTCTAGCGACAAGTCGGACGTGATGCGAGCCGCGAAAGAGCACGAGCTCGACTTGGTTCCGTTGCTGCACGAACCGGAAACTCGGCAGGTGCAACTCAGTCAGGCTCTGCTCGAAGCGATTGCGGACGAGTTTTTGCAAAGCGGTTCGCGAATCGTGGCCGTCTACACGCTCTTCGAACGAGAGCACATTGACACCGTCAGCATGATCAATCTGGCGGAACACCTCGCCAAATTGACGACCCGGGATTTGCGACGGCTCGAAACGCAAGTTCCGCTCGAAACGCTGCGGATGTGCGTCGATTTGGCGGTCGAGATCGGTCGCGAAGGTCGTGAGGGCAAACCTGTCGGGGCGTTGATGGTTGTCGGCGATCACCTGCAGGTCATGAAGATGTCCCACGAAGGCGTGCACGATCCGTTCAAGGGGTACACTCAGAAAGAGTGTATGGTCCGGAGTCCGAAAGTTCGCGAGAGCATCAAGGAGTTGGCTCAGATCGACGGGGCATTCGTGATCACCAGCAAAGGGGTGGTCGCGGCGGCGGGCCGAATTCTCGACGCACCTGCCGAAGGGCTGACACTCTCGGCCGGTTTGGGTGCTCGGCACTGGGCTTCAGCAGCGATCAGCAAATCCAGCGACGCCATCGCCATCGCGGTTTCCGAATCCACCGGCACCGTGCGAATCTTTCAAGACGGCAAAGTCGTCCTCCGCATCGAACCCGTCGACCGCGGCATGAAATGGACCGAATTCGACACCGAACCCCCGAAAGACGACTGA
- the metG gene encoding methionine--tRNA ligase: protein MSRRILVTAALPYANGHIHIGHLVEYIQTDIWVRFQKLRGHRCLYICADDTHGTAIMIRARQEGRSEEAVIADMQEAHLRDFSGFDIEFDNFGSTNSSENQELCEEIWAALRKANLIIEKDVTQLYDPEAETFLADRFVQGECPSCGASKQYGDSCDKCGATYSATELNNPVSKLSGATPEVRTAKHLFVQIEQLHDFLTEWTQSDDHLQSEVANYLNGHFLSDALRDWDVSRPAPYFGFEIPDSPGNYWYVWFDAPIGYMASTKAWCKKEGEDFDSWWRADSDAEIHHFIGKDIQYFHCLFWPAMLKTAGFNLPTKVHIHGFLNVNGEKMSKSKGTFVNASTYLNHLDPAYIRYYYATKLGPRVDDLDLNLTDFQTKVDADLVGKVVNIASRCAKFVAGGELSAAYPDDGGLFANAAKAGEKIADAYERCDYNTATREILSLADAANQYIENREPWKLRKDESRQDELKDICTVGLNLFRQIVVYLTPVLPKLAEQTGALLGQEIQHWDDSQTPLTGTPVGPFQHMMKRVDPKKVQAMIDESQEAAAEDAKADAASQYNDGPEALEKEPMSGELCTIDDFMKVDMRVARVIAAGHVEGADKLLQLTLSLGGDERRNVFAGIKSCYNPEDLVGRLVVCCANLKPRKMRFGTSEGMVLACGPGGKDIFLLNPDDGATPGMRVH from the coding sequence ATGAGCCGTCGGATTCTCGTCACCGCCGCCCTGCCCTACGCGAATGGCCATATTCACATCGGTCATCTCGTGGAGTACATCCAGACGGACATCTGGGTGCGGTTCCAAAAACTGCGGGGGCATCGCTGTCTCTACATCTGTGCCGACGACACCCACGGCACCGCGATCATGATCCGCGCCCGCCAAGAGGGACGCAGCGAGGAAGCCGTCATCGCGGATATGCAGGAAGCCCACCTGCGGGACTTCAGCGGGTTCGACATTGAGTTCGACAACTTCGGTAGCACGAACAGTTCGGAGAACCAGGAACTCTGCGAAGAGATCTGGGCCGCGTTGCGGAAGGCCAATTTGATCATCGAAAAGGACGTCACACAACTTTACGACCCGGAAGCGGAAACGTTCCTCGCGGATCGTTTCGTGCAGGGGGAATGCCCGAGTTGTGGTGCATCGAAACAATATGGCGACAGTTGCGACAAATGCGGAGCAACCTACTCGGCCACTGAATTGAACAATCCCGTCAGCAAACTTTCCGGCGCCACGCCTGAGGTCCGTACGGCGAAACACTTGTTCGTCCAGATCGAACAACTGCATGACTTCCTCACGGAGTGGACACAGTCCGATGACCATCTCCAATCCGAAGTTGCCAACTATTTGAACGGGCACTTCCTCAGTGATGCCCTGCGGGATTGGGACGTTTCGCGACCGGCTCCGTATTTCGGTTTCGAGATCCCCGACAGTCCCGGCAACTACTGGTATGTGTGGTTTGATGCTCCGATCGGCTATATGGCATCGACAAAAGCGTGGTGCAAGAAGGAAGGCGAAGATTTCGATTCCTGGTGGCGAGCCGACTCCGATGCGGAAATTCACCACTTCATCGGCAAAGACATTCAGTATTTTCACTGCTTGTTCTGGCCAGCGATGCTGAAAACCGCCGGGTTCAATCTGCCGACTAAGGTGCACATTCACGGTTTTCTCAATGTGAATGGCGAGAAAATGTCGAAGTCGAAAGGCACCTTCGTCAATGCATCAACGTACTTGAATCATCTTGATCCGGCCTACATTCGGTATTACTACGCTACCAAGCTCGGCCCACGAGTCGACGATCTCGACTTGAACCTCACCGACTTCCAGACGAAAGTCGATGCGGACCTCGTTGGGAAGGTTGTCAATATTGCCAGCCGATGTGCGAAGTTTGTCGCCGGTGGGGAATTGTCGGCAGCGTATCCCGATGACGGCGGGTTGTTCGCGAATGCGGCGAAAGCCGGTGAGAAAATCGCGGACGCTTACGAACGCTGTGACTACAACACCGCCACGCGGGAAATTCTCTCGCTGGCCGATGCGGCGAATCAGTACATTGAGAATCGCGAGCCGTGGAAACTCCGTAAGGATGAATCCCGACAAGACGAACTGAAAGACATTTGCACGGTCGGTCTGAATCTGTTTCGGCAGATCGTTGTCTACTTGACGCCGGTGCTGCCGAAACTCGCGGAGCAAACCGGTGCCCTGCTCGGCCAAGAAATTCAACACTGGGACGACTCGCAAACCCCGCTTACGGGAACGCCGGTCGGCCCCTTCCAACATATGATGAAACGCGTTGACCCCAAGAAAGTTCAAGCCATGATTGATGAATCGCAGGAAGCCGCCGCTGAGGACGCTAAAGCCGACGCAGCCTCGCAATACAACGACGGACCGGAAGCCCTTGAAAAAGAACCGATGAGCGGCGAACTCTGCACGATCGATGACTTCATGAAAGTCGACATGCGAGTTGCCCGCGTGATCGCAGCCGGTCATGTCGAGGGGGCTGACAAACTGTTGCAACTCACGCTCAGTTTGGGCGGCGACGAACGGCGGAACGTCTTCGCGGGCATCAAGAGTTGTTACAACCCGGAAGATTTGGTCGGTCGGCTCGTCGTCTGTTGTGCCAACCTGAAGCCCCGGAAAATGCGATTCGGTACCAGCGAAGGCATGGTGCTGGCGTGTGGTCCGGGCGGAAAAGATATCTTCCTACTCAATCCCGACGACGGAGCGACCCCCGGCATGCGGGTGCACTGA
- a CDS encoding 4Fe-4S single cluster domain-containing protein → MSETSNSSSFILQVAQIVADTQAEGPGHRFAVWLQGCPLRCPGCCNPEMLPFSGGHSVGVSELLTQFRHAVEANPHIEGVTLLGGEPFSHPGVEVFAGGVRDHGGSVMIFTGFTLNELKARPEAHVQELLAETDLLVDGPYLRDQPDTTRRWIGSQNQQIHFLTERYHPDSASWDESDTLEIRLQNGQVTVNGFPAPSAVGVWRRIKPSSES, encoded by the coding sequence ATGTCGGAAACATCGAACTCATCGTCGTTTATCCTCCAAGTTGCACAAATCGTCGCCGATACGCAGGCGGAAGGTCCCGGGCATCGGTTTGCGGTGTGGTTGCAGGGGTGCCCGCTCCGTTGTCCCGGCTGTTGCAACCCCGAAATGCTCCCCTTTTCCGGCGGTCATTCGGTCGGCGTCTCAGAGCTTCTGACGCAATTCCGCCACGCGGTCGAAGCGAATCCGCATATTGAAGGCGTCACCTTGCTCGGAGGCGAACCTTTTTCGCATCCGGGTGTCGAGGTCTTTGCGGGCGGGGTTCGCGATCATGGCGGCAGCGTGATGATCTTCACCGGCTTCACTCTGAATGAATTGAAAGCTCGGCCCGAAGCTCACGTGCAGGAACTACTCGCCGAGACGGACTTGCTCGTCGACGGGCCGTATCTCCGCGACCAACCGGATACTACCCGACGTTGGATCGGCTCACAAAACCAGCAAATTCACTTCCTGACCGAGCGGTACCATCCGGACTCCGCCTCTTGGGATGAATCCGACACGCTCGAAATTCGTTTGCAGAATGGACAAGTGACCGTCAATGGTTTTCCCGCCCCATCGGCAGTCGGAGTCTGGCGGCGAATCAAACCTTCGTCAGAAAGCTGA
- a CDS encoding AAA family ATPase, with product MSTLVPESSLPQELSTPQAVDLAYPHELAGMAGDLVRGLPALVECEKDLAPFVFMSVRGRLREHDLKCLFLDGRPNPNESAGAMGPPSFVGTLISQLRNAVRGAVEKRVVVLPHLDLLTTSQGGLTSEAREVIPLLYENPELVWLGFKDPSFPLPQVIENLFPKRYSLLGIGRERLQHLITQKEARKFGKDFNPWALYKHVSGMNAARLRKMLSTLEGEDYPNNPRHAIEQVRQATLGGTLEVPNVDLEDDVGGYAKVKKRLRAEILDVLQAKDKQTDPDQIKKMESLIPRGMIFWGPPGTGKTLFAKGMATALGAAITVVSGPELKSRWVGESEENLRLIFHRARQSAPSIIVFDELDSFAAARGTYTGSGVEHSMVNQLLTEMDGFHSEELVFVVGTTNFVESLDPALLRPGRFEFHLHIPYPGRDDRRAILEIYNRSMNLDMTDTTLEYAVKRTGDFVEGAVLGTRFSGDHINALCRALARIRLREDIDRPTSPEDIERALTEWIDRPQMTKREETVVATHEAGHAICSLFCEHATPIERISIQGDAAGALGFVKYQDPTNKYVVTRGQLLDDLCILMGGREAERLLCDDLSIGSADDLRRATQIARALVEEFGMGGDDVGIVRYESDDERFPGRYRSLSPTQLERLDDSVKTLLAEACSRASDFLKENQTLVETLRDLLLEKKVIDAKTLGEITGRDIPSEEKSEQ from the coding sequence ATGTCGACACTAGTTCCTGAATCATCACTACCACAAGAGCTTTCAACGCCACAAGCGGTGGATCTCGCTTATCCGCATGAACTCGCGGGGATGGCGGGGGACTTGGTGCGGGGGTTGCCGGCGTTGGTGGAGTGTGAGAAGGACTTGGCTCCCTTTGTGTTTATGTCGGTACGAGGAAGACTAAGAGAACATGATCTCAAATGTTTGTTTCTCGACGGGCGACCGAATCCGAATGAGTCAGCCGGGGCGATGGGGCCGCCGTCGTTTGTGGGCACGTTGATCTCGCAATTGCGAAACGCCGTTCGCGGTGCGGTCGAGAAACGTGTCGTTGTGTTGCCTCACTTGGATTTGCTCACGACGAGTCAAGGCGGGCTCACATCGGAAGCACGTGAAGTCATTCCCCTGCTCTACGAAAATCCGGAACTCGTTTGGCTGGGGTTCAAAGATCCGTCGTTTCCGTTGCCGCAAGTGATCGAGAATCTCTTTCCGAAGCGGTACAGCTTGCTCGGCATCGGTCGCGAGCGATTGCAGCATCTCATCACGCAAAAGGAGGCCCGTAAGTTCGGCAAGGATTTCAATCCGTGGGCACTGTATAAACACGTCTCCGGCATGAACGCTGCCCGGTTGCGGAAGATGCTTTCGACGCTGGAAGGTGAGGACTACCCGAACAACCCGCGACACGCCATCGAGCAAGTTCGACAAGCCACGCTCGGCGGGACTTTGGAAGTTCCGAACGTCGATCTCGAAGACGACGTCGGCGGCTATGCGAAAGTCAAGAAACGGTTGCGGGCCGAGATTCTGGATGTCCTGCAAGCCAAGGACAAACAGACCGATCCCGACCAAATCAAAAAGATGGAATCGCTGATCCCGCGAGGCATGATTTTCTGGGGACCGCCGGGAACGGGGAAAACGCTGTTCGCAAAGGGCATGGCAACGGCACTGGGGGCGGCGATTACGGTCGTCTCCGGACCGGAACTCAAAAGTCGATGGGTTGGCGAGAGTGAAGAAAACCTGCGGTTGATCTTCCATCGCGCTCGGCAAAGTGCCCCATCGATTATTGTGTTCGACGAACTCGATTCCTTCGCCGCCGCTCGCGGGACTTACACGGGTTCGGGGGTGGAACACTCGATGGTCAACCAGTTGCTGACCGAGATGGACGGGTTCCACTCCGAAGAACTCGTGTTCGTAGTTGGCACAACAAACTTTGTGGAAAGTCTCGATCCGGCTCTCTTGCGACCGGGGCGGTTTGAGTTTCATCTGCACATCCCCTATCCCGGTCGTGATGATCGTCGGGCGATTTTGGAGATTTATAATCGCTCGATGAATCTCGACATGACCGACACCACGCTGGAATACGCCGTCAAACGCACCGGCGATTTCGTCGAGGGAGCGGTCCTGGGCACACGCTTTAGTGGCGACCATATCAATGCACTCTGTCGGGCACTCGCGCGGATTCGCTTGCGAGAGGACATCGACCGACCAACGTCACCCGAAGACATCGAACGGGCACTCACCGAGTGGATCGACCGTCCACAAATGACCAAACGCGAGGAAACCGTGGTCGCCACGCACGAAGCGGGTCATGCAATTTGTTCGCTGTTTTGCGAGCATGCGACGCCGATTGAGCGAATTTCGATCCAAGGCGATGCCGCCGGGGCGCTCGGATTCGTCAAGTATCAAGACCCGACCAACAAATACGTTGTCACACGTGGGCAACTGCTCGATGACCTATGTATTCTGATGGGTGGTCGCGAAGCCGAACGACTGCTGTGTGATGATCTTTCGATTGGTTCGGCGGATGATCTTCGGCGTGCTACTCAAATCGCGAGGGCACTCGTCGAAGAGTTCGGCATGGGCGGCGATGACGTTGGAATTGTGCGGTATGAGTCAGACGACGAACGCTTTCCGGGGCGGTATCGGTCACTGTCGCCAACGCAACTTGAACGCCTCGATGACAGCGTGAAAACACTCCTGGCGGAGGCATGTTCACGGGCTTCCGATTTCCTGAAAGAGAATCAAACACTCGTTGAGACCTTGCGGGACTTGCTGTTGGAGAAGAAAGTGATCGACGCAAAAACGCTGGGCGAGATCACCGGTCGCGACATTCCGAGCGAAGAAAAGAGCGAACAATAA
- a CDS encoding acyltransferase family protein: protein MTSDVHPSSRKSAIYQPELDGLRAIAIGFVLLFHCLAVPTDGATAWLSWIVGLMWCGVDLFFVLSGFLITGILLDTRDDSKRWSTFLARRTLRVFPLYYFWLVVVFWVLPQFIHTTPITPQQAEPWCWTYTFNWYIWEINQFVYPATINHFWSLAVEEQFYLLWPLVVFTIPVRHLGTICLVGICASMAWKYNLYFSSCIHSFPIYTATPLRVDALLGGGLVAWMVRNPAAVNTRLLHSLLTGVGLLVLLALMHLRGLENLPGIHKFAACLLTSFFALVFPALLRFLISHPNSVPVRFLSWRIFRPVAKLSYGLYVCHYIIFYIALRGYREELLLASKNSGLPAWFVLFAVTVSLSGLVSAILYLLVERPMLSLKRHFSYSQSE, encoded by the coding sequence ATGACGAGTGATGTTCATCCTAGTTCGCGGAAGTCTGCGATCTATCAACCGGAACTCGATGGTCTCCGAGCGATTGCCATCGGCTTTGTACTCTTGTTCCACTGCTTGGCGGTCCCGACAGATGGTGCTACGGCTTGGTTGTCGTGGATCGTTGGGTTAATGTGGTGCGGCGTCGATCTCTTTTTTGTTCTTTCGGGGTTCCTTATTACTGGAATCTTGCTAGATACTCGCGATGACTCCAAACGCTGGTCGACTTTCCTCGCACGCCGTACGCTGCGTGTGTTCCCCCTGTATTACTTTTGGCTGGTCGTTGTTTTTTGGGTCTTGCCTCAGTTTATTCACACCACCCCAATTACCCCCCAACAGGCCGAACCCTGGTGTTGGACCTACACGTTCAATTGGTATATCTGGGAGATCAATCAGTTTGTATACCCTGCTACAATCAATCATTTTTGGTCCCTAGCCGTTGAAGAGCAGTTTTACTTGCTATGGCCACTTGTGGTCTTCACTATACCTGTTAGACATCTAGGCACCATTTGTTTGGTTGGAATCTGTGCATCGATGGCTTGGAAATATAATCTATACTTTAGTTCATGTATTCATAGTTTTCCTATCTATACCGCCACGCCATTACGAGTCGACGCACTGCTCGGCGGCGGACTTGTGGCTTGGATGGTTCGCAACCCGGCAGCCGTCAATACACGGTTGTTACACAGTTTGCTCACCGGGGTCGGCCTACTCGTTCTGCTCGCCTTGATGCATTTGCGAGGGTTGGAGAACCTCCCTGGCATTCATAAATTCGCTGCATGTTTATTGACGAGTTTCTTCGCCCTTGTATTTCCGGCGTTACTGCGGTTTCTGATTAGCCATCCCAACTCCGTTCCCGTACGGTTTCTTTCCTGGAGGATCTTCCGCCCTGTCGCGAAGCTGAGTTATGGTCTATATGTCTGCCACTACATCATTTTTTATATCGCTCTGAGGGGATATCGAGAAGAGCTGTTACTAGCATCAAAGAACTCGGGTTTACCCGCATGGTTCGTTCTGTTTGCGGTGACGGTTTCGTTGAGTGGACTCGTTTCGGCAATCCTCTATCTTCTTGTTGAACGTCCCATGTTGAGCCTCAAACGGCATTTCTCCTACAGTCAATCCGAGTAG
- a CDS encoding M48 family metalloprotease — MRTVLLMALIGLVVTPSAWSATPIFMAYSNEQRAEIDLQINAGQPNESGAKPFYGGLAGWALVKTPFPLEKQFEEASRQHKLILKRSSVVPTPLMAQATLERLADELPSTWADHDYALIVVDRPGWHAWTVGGRWLYISQDYLSALTIEPEAAESRLAFVLARELGHMVRGHCRRGYKLFALQKQAESKIKVSVDRVALARSAQAAVKMAGGLLEFVYSAQQIRQADLFALHLLRNSGYDCEAGLDVVRTWVAIAEDKESDLAANALPTTPPPTERLRHLRHEWDGVYEDTQYGLFRYNARKETWKPLTPKSLPAGSRPIVLVHGMETRLETWNAVLAKVASDPNLQNRPILGLHYPGDGSLTRAAHALRRLTREVEIHIGRADFLCHSAGGLVFRYYAEVLEGPYRNALLVATPHQGSNLAKLRPLLEVAQFARDLRLGYSEALRRTILDGEDQISFDLEPESLFLRYLTEQGGDHTRYTVVRGRVLGPLASFAVSTAADQMRTRIIRTLTKSNTDNPRQSQRNATIEQLTLPPEILDGDLLVATQSAILAGVREDVTLKFSHDDLIHKPEAVEILVELLNGG, encoded by the coding sequence ATGAGAACCGTGCTGTTAATGGCTCTAATCGGCCTCGTCGTCACACCGTCGGCTTGGTCGGCAACGCCGATCTTCATGGCGTATTCGAACGAGCAACGAGCAGAGATCGACCTGCAAATAAATGCCGGTCAGCCAAACGAGTCTGGAGCAAAACCGTTCTACGGAGGCTTGGCCGGCTGGGCACTGGTGAAAACGCCGTTCCCGCTGGAAAAACAATTCGAAGAAGCATCTCGGCAACACAAATTGATTCTGAAACGGTCCAGCGTTGTCCCCACGCCACTAATGGCCCAAGCAACGCTCGAACGGCTCGCTGATGAATTGCCATCGACATGGGCCGACCACGATTATGCGTTGATTGTCGTCGACCGTCCCGGTTGGCACGCATGGACGGTCGGCGGACGTTGGTTGTACATTTCTCAGGATTACCTGTCGGCGTTGACGATCGAACCCGAGGCAGCCGAATCCCGATTGGCTTTTGTGCTGGCACGGGAACTTGGACACATGGTCCGCGGGCACTGTCGTCGTGGCTACAAGCTTTTTGCACTTCAGAAGCAAGCCGAATCCAAGATCAAAGTGTCCGTCGATCGGGTTGCCCTGGCTCGATCGGCTCAGGCAGCGGTCAAAATGGCGGGCGGTCTGCTGGAATTCGTGTACTCCGCACAACAGATTCGGCAGGCGGATTTGTTTGCACTTCACCTCCTCCGCAACTCGGGCTACGACTGCGAAGCGGGATTGGATGTCGTCCGCACATGGGTTGCCATCGCGGAAGACAAGGAATCCGATCTGGCGGCCAACGCTCTGCCGACGACTCCGCCCCCCACCGAACGTTTGCGTCACCTCCGCCATGAGTGGGATGGCGTTTACGAAGACACCCAGTATGGACTGTTTCGCTACAATGCGAGGAAAGAAACCTGGAAACCGTTGACGCCGAAATCCTTGCCGGCGGGAAGCCGCCCGATTGTGCTCGTACATGGCATGGAGACGCGGTTGGAGACCTGGAATGCTGTGCTCGCCAAGGTCGCGAGCGATCCAAACCTTCAAAACCGTCCGATTTTGGGTCTGCACTATCCTGGTGACGGCAGTTTGACACGAGCGGCTCACGCACTCCGACGGCTGACAAGGGAAGTCGAAATCCACATTGGTCGAGCGGACTTCCTCTGTCATTCCGCCGGCGGTCTGGTGTTTCGTTACTACGCGGAAGTGCTGGAAGGACCGTACCGGAATGCGTTGCTGGTGGCGACGCCGCATCAGGGGTCGAACCTCGCGAAATTGCGACCGCTTTTGGAAGTTGCTCAGTTCGCCCGTGATCTACGGTTGGGATACTCCGAGGCCCTCCGCCGCACCATCCTTGATGGCGAAGACCAAATCAGTTTTGACCTGGAACCCGAAAGCCTGTTCCTACGCTACTTGACTGAGCAGGGCGGTGATCACACACGTTACACCGTTGTGCGGGGACGCGTTCTCGGACCGCTCGCATCGTTCGCCGTGAGCACAGCCGCCGACCAAATGCGAACCCGCATTATCCGCACATTGACGAAATCGAACACCGACAATCCACGGCAATCCCAACGAAACGCCACCATCGAGCAACTCACGCTCCCCCCGGAAATCCTCGACGGTGACCTTCTCGTCGCCACCCAAAGCGCGATTCTCGCCGGCGTGCGGGAAGACGTTACATTGAAATTCAGCCACGACGATCTCATCCACAAACCGGAAGCCGTGGAAATCCTCGTGGAGTTGTTAAACGGTGGGTAA